Within Kineothrix sp. MB12-C1, the genomic segment GTAATGCACCGATTAAGCAGCTTTATAACTTAGGCGTGGAAATCGAAGAGAACTCTGAGCTCGACTTATTCGAAGCGTTCAACAAACACGCAAATGACCCTCGTATCCCAGATGTAGTGAAAGAAATGGAAGCAGAACTCGGTGAAGGCAATCAGAAGCCCGAAATCCTGCCCAAATTGGCACAGTATGAACTTACACTTCTCGATTGGGTCACAGAACATAAAGGTTATAGAAAATACGTAGCAATTGCCGGAAAATGCTGGCCTGCATTCCAGACACAGTTTGGATTCGTTCCCTGCTATGTAAACAGCCGTTTGACAGGAATGGGTATTCCGGTATCCTGTGAAGTAGATATTTATGGTGCGCTCAGCGAATACATCGGCACATGCATCAGTGAAGATGCAGTCACCCTTCTCGATATTAATAATACAGTACCTGCAGATATGTATGAAGAAGGAATCAAGGGCAAATTCGATTATACACAGCACGATACGTTCATGGGCTTCCACTGCGGAAATACAAACTCCAAGAAGTTATCATCCTGCGCAATGAAGTATCAGATGATCATGGCAAGAAACCTGCCTGAAGAAGTAACACAAGGAACATTAGAAGGGGATATCGCTCCCGGAGAAATTACATTCTATCGTTTACAGAGTACCGCAGATTCTAAGCTTCGCGCTTATATCGCACAGGGAGAGGTTCTTCCGGTAGCTACGAGATCATTCGGTTCCATCGGTATCTTCGCAATCTCTGAAATGGGACGTTTCTACCGTCACGTATTGATCGAAGGTAATTATCCTCACCACGGTGCGGTTGCTTTCGGACACTTTGGAAAGGCATTATACGAAGTATTTAAATATATCGGTGTACCTGTAGAAGAAATTGGCTATAATCAGCCTAAGGGTGTAAGATATCCTACAGAAAATCCATTTGCGTAGGTATCAGGAGTCAAAATACTGTCCATGTACGTTTTGGAAGAA encodes:
- a CDS encoding L-fucose/L-arabinose isomerase family protein is translated as MFENLPKAKIGIVAVSRDCFPESLSVERRKALVKAYEEKYGKNDIYECPICIVESEIHMVQALEDVKKAGCNALVVYLGNFGPEISETLLAKHFDGPAMFVAAAEETGDDLIGGRGDAYCGMLNASYNLKLRNIKAYIPEYPVGTAEECADMIREFVPVARAIVGLSDLKIISFGPRPLNFLACNAPIKQLYNLGVEIEENSELDLFEAFNKHANDPRIPDVVKEMEAELGEGNQKPEILPKLAQYELTLLDWVTEHKGYRKYVAIAGKCWPAFQTQFGFVPCYVNSRLTGMGIPVSCEVDIYGALSEYIGTCISEDAVTLLDINNTVPADMYEEGIKGKFDYTQHDTFMGFHCGNTNSKKLSSCAMKYQMIMARNLPEEVTQGTLEGDIAPGEITFYRLQSTADSKLRAYIAQGEVLPVATRSFGSIGIFAISEMGRFYRHVLIEGNYPHHGAVAFGHFGKALYEVFKYIGVPVEEIGYNQPKGVRYPTENPFA